Part of the Candidatus Krumholzibacteriota bacterium genome is shown below.
TCAATCAGCCGCAAACTTCACGAATCAATTAATCTCCTGATTGGTAATAAAGATTGGGGAAACTCCAGAAATATAATAGGGGTTGACAGGAAGTATAAATGTTAGTATTATCTAATAAAGTTAGAGTTAACTAATAATTGAGCGGAATGGGTGATATGCTGACTCCGAGTTCTGAAGATTATCTGCAGTCGATATTCCTCCTGGATAAAAGTAAGAACGCTGTCAGGGTAAAGGATATAAGCTCCGAGCTCGGCGTGAGTATGCCGAGTGTTCATCATGCCTTGAACCTCCTTAAGGAGGAAAAATTTATCAGGCATGAGAGCTACGGCCATGTTGAACTTACACGGAAGGGGAGAAAAGCGGGAAAGAAGATATATTGCCGCCACGAGATACTTCTTAAATTCTTAACTGATATACTTGGAGTTCCCGGTAAAGAAGCGCAGGAGGAAACATGCAGGATC
Proteins encoded:
- a CDS encoding metal-dependent transcriptional regulator, translating into MGDMLTPSSEDYLQSIFLLDKSKNAVRVKDISSELGVSMPSVHHALNLLKEEKFIRHESYGHVELTRKGRKAGKKIYCRHEILLKFLTDILGVPGKEAQEETCRIEHYISEETQKKLADFIEMVESCPHSEQRHRKDAQE